Proteins encoded together in one Cicer arietinum cultivar CDC Frontier isolate Library 1 chromosome 4, Cicar.CDCFrontier_v2.0, whole genome shotgun sequence window:
- the LOC101489830 gene encoding patatin-like protein 6 has translation MDSSDQFEMQEPSIETDKLSYEIFSILESKFLFGYDDQKLWFPNLIPTTTSIDSQQPPTVAAVDGLSVVKNQRGKICILTIDGGGMRGILPGKALAYLENALKKKSGDQNARIADYFDVAAGAGVGGIFTAMLFATKDQRRPIFSADDTWRFLAEQGKKFYRQGNGNGNSGGRGFLKRLFGGSSSVSVESATAGMEKTVKEAFTEENGRCLTLKDTLKPVLIPCYDLSSTAPFLFSRADALETDSFDFRLWEVCRATSAEPGLLEPVQMRSIDGQTKCVAVDGGLAMSNPTGAAITHVLHNKQEFPFVRGVEDLLVLSLGTGQLFEVNYDYDHVNRWKAKDWARPMARISSDASADLVDQAVAMAFGHCRSTNYVRIQANGSSMGQCGANVDTDASPSNVKMLMGKAEEMLKQENVESVLFGGKKIGEQSNFQKLDWLAGELVQEHQRRSCRIAPTVAFKQATPKAT, from the exons atgGATTCTAGTGATCAATTTGAAATGCAAGAACCAAGCATTGAGACAGATAAACTCAGCTACGAAATCTTTTCTATTCTCGAAAGCAAGTTTCTCTTTGGCTACGACGATCAAAAACTCTGGTTCCCTAATCTAATACCTACAACCACATCTATTGACTCTCAACAACCGCCAACCGTCGCCGCCGTTGACGGACTCTCCGTCGTTAAGAACCAGCGTGGAAAAATTTGTATACTAACAATCGACGGCGGCGGCATGCGAGGGATTCTCCCTGGAAAAGCCCTCGCCTACCTTGAAAACGCTCTGAAGAAAAAATCCGGTGATCAGAACGCCAGAATCGCCGATTACTTCGACGTCGCAGCCGGTGCTGGCGTTGGAGGTATCTTTACAGCCATGCTTTTCGCCACTAAAGATCAACGCCGACCAATTTTCTCCGCCGACGACACGTGGAGGTTTTTGGCGGAGCAGGGTAAGAAATTCTACCGTCAGGGAAACGGAAACGGAAACTCCGGCGGACGTGGATTCCTTAAGAGACTATTCGGAGGTTCCAGTTCCGTTTCAGTTGAAAGCGCGACGGCCGGTATGGAAAAAACCGTTAAAGAAGCTTTTACGGAGGAGAACGGCCGTTGTTTAACTTTGAAAGATACACTGAAACCGGTTCTGATACCGTGTTATGATTTATCCAGTACGGCACCGTTTTTGTTCTCACGTGCGGACGCTTTAGAAACGGATAGCTTCGATTTTCGTTTATGGGAGGTTTGCAGAGCAACTTCGGCCGAACCGGGTTTATTAGAACCGGTTCAAATGCGGTCCATTGATGGACAAACTAAGTGCGTTGCGGTTGATGGTGGTTTAGCAATGAGTAACCCAACGGGTGCGGCAATTACGCACGTGCTTCACAACAAGCAAGAGTTTCCGTTCGTGCGTGGGGTTGAGGATCTCCTTGTTCTTTCCCTTGGAACTGGTCAACTCTTTGAGGTCAACTATGATTATGATCATGTTAATCGCTGGAAGGCCAAGGATTGGGCCCGGCCCATGGCCCGTATTTCTAGTGATGCTTCTGCTGACCTTGTTGACCAGGCTGTTGCCATGGCGTTTGGTCACTGCCGGAGTACCAATTATGTTCGCATTCAG GCAAATGGGTCAAGTATGGGGCAATGTGGAGCCAATGTGGATACAGATGCAAGTCCCAGCAATGTAAAGATGTTGATGGGAAAAGCAGAGGAGATGTTGAAGCAGGAGAATGTAGAGTCTGTACTGTTTGGAGGAAAGAAGATTGGGGAACAGAGTAATTTCCAGAAACTTGATTGGCTTGCTGGAGAACTTGTTCAGGAGCATCAGAGGAGGAGCTGCAGAATAGCTCCCACTGTTGCTTTCAAACAAGCTACCCCAAAAGCCACCTAA
- the LOC101489514 gene encoding caffeoylshikimate esterase-like encodes MVHPVAEANDHSPFGTLTPDEFYAHHSVSHGSEFVTNPRGLKLFTQWWIPQPPTNIIGTIAVVHGYTSESSSFIQLTAVYFTKAGFATCAIDHQGHGFSDGLIAHIPDINPVVDDCITFFESFRSRFNSSLPSFLYSESLGGAIALLITLRRSGTPWNGVILNGAMCGVSAKFKPPWPLEHFLSMAAAIIPTWCVVPTRGSIPEVSFKEEWKRKLAIASPGRSMARPRASTAQELLRICRELQGRFEEVEVPFLIVHGANDVVCDPVCVEELYSRATSKDKTLKIYDGMWHQLVGEPEENVELVFGDMLEWLYKRATVCGTN; translated from the coding sequence ATGGTACACCCAGTTGCTGAAGCCAACGATCATAGCCCCTTCGGTACCCTCACTCCGGACGAGTTCTACGCTCACCACTCAGTGAGTCACGGTTCCGAATTTGTAACCAACCCTAGAGGCCTCAAACTCTTTACGCAGTGGTGGATCCCCCAGCCTCCAACTAACATCATCGGGACCATCGCCGTCGTCCACGGCTACACCAGCGAGTCCAGCTCGTTTATCCAACTAACCGCCGTTTACTTTACCAAGGCCGGATTCGCCACGTGCGCTATCGACCACCAGGGACACGGTTTCTCCGACGGTCTAATCGCTCACATCCCTGACATCAATCCCGTGGTCGACGACTGTATCACGTTCTTCGAATCATTTCGCTCTCGCTTCAATTCTTCGTTGCCTTCTTTTCTCTACTCGGAGTCTCTTGGCGGAGCTATCGCGCTTTTAATCACTCTCCGCCGTAGCGGAACTCCGTGGAACGGCGTCATTCTCAACGGGGCTATGTGTGGAGTCAGCGCCAAGTTCAAACCACCGTGGCCGCTGGAACACTTTCTCTCAATGGCAGCTGCGATAATTCCGACTTGGTGCGTCGTTCCTACGCGCGGTTCGATTCCTGAAGTTTCTTTCAAGGAGGAGTGGAAGAGGAAGCTTGCAATTGCGAGTCCGGGGAGGTCGATGGCGCGTCCACGCGCTTCAACTGCACAGGAATTGTTGAGGATTTGCCGTGAGCTGCAGGGAAGGTTCGAAGAAGTGGAGGTGCCGTTTCTGATTGTGCATGGAGCCAACGACGTCGTTTGTGATCCAGTTTGTGTGGAGGAGTTGTACTCACGCGCCACTAGTAAAGATAAGACGCTGAAGATATATGATGGGATGTGGCACCAGTTGGTCGGGGAGCCGGAAGAGAATGTGGAGTTGGTGTTTGGTGATATGTTGGAATGGCTTTACAAACGCGCCACCGTGTGCGGTACTAATTAG